In the genome of Ananas comosus cultivar F153 linkage group 11, ASM154086v1, whole genome shotgun sequence, one region contains:
- the LOC109716980 gene encoding 60S acidic ribosomal protein P2A-like → MKVVASYLLAVLAGNSAPSAEDLRSILESVGAEVEEERIELLLSEVKGKDITELIASGREKFASVPSGGGVAAVAVAAGGGGGATAAAPAAAEPKKEEKVEEKEESDEDMGFSLFD, encoded by the exons ATGAAGGTGGTGGCGTCGTACCTCCTCGCCGTTCTCGCGGGCAACTCCGCCCCCTCCGCGGAGGATCTCCGATCCATCCTCGAATCAG TGGGtgcggaggtggaggaggagaggatCGAGCTGCTTCTGAGCGAGGTGAAGGGGAAGGACATCACCGAGCTCATCGCCTCCGGGAGGGAGAAGTTCGCCTCCGTCCCGTCGGGAGGGggcgtcgccgccgtcgccgtcgccgccggaGGGGGAGGCGGCGCCACCGCTGCCGCGCCAGCCGCGGCGGAGCccaagaaggaggagaaggtcGAGGAGAAGGAGGAGTCGGATGAG GATATGGGATTCAGCTTGTTCGATTGA
- the LOC109717686 gene encoding probable receptor-like protein kinase At2g42960 yields MSSGESLHAELSTKMPPFGLRLWVVIGISVCMLIVFILCFLCIWATFRKKKTRAYDTFPISQIPDVSKEIAVDRVGSNGLNRNVHENQGHFLTLQDKYSDKHSGKMLAHLARSKSSDADNLSQCSSVYHIDQAGSSHSGDEGGSGPARSHPIVSASPLVGLPEFSHLGWGHWFTLRDLENATNRFSKENVIGEGGYGVVYRGKLINGTEVAVKKLLNNLGQAEKEFRVEVEAIGHVRHKNLVRLLGYCVEGIHRMLVYEYVNNGNLEQWLHGAMRQHGILTWEARMKIILGTAKALAYLHEAIEPKVVHRDIKSSNILIDDEFNGKLSDFGLAKLLGAGKSHITTRVMGTFGYVAPEYANTGLLNEKSDVYSFGVLLLEAVTGRDPVDYARPANEVHLVEWLKVMVANRRAEEVVDPNLEVKPATRALKRALLVALRCVDPDSDKRPKMGQVVRMLEAEEVPFREDRRSRRTHMNSMEVDSVRENASLSDAENGVAVADARSSARFQS; encoded by the exons atgtcGTCCGGTGAATCTCTTCATGCGGAACTATCGACCAAGATGCCACCTTTTGGCCTGAGACTGTGGGTCGTGATCGGCATTAGCGTGTGCATGCTAATCGTATTCATCCTTTGTTTCCTTTGCATTTGGGCAAcattcagaaagaaaaaaacaagggCCTACGACACCTTTCCTATCTCTCAAATCCCAGATGTCTCCAAGGAAATTGCGGTGGATCGGGTCGGTTCCAACGGTCTTAACCGCAACGTCCACGAAAACCAAGGCCATTTCCTCACCTTACAGGACAAATACAGTGATAAGCATTCGGGTAAAATGTTGGCGCACTTGGCGAGGAGTAAATCGAGTGATGCAGATAATTTGAGCCAATGCAGCTCGGTCTACCACATCGACCAGGCCGGGAGTTCGCATTCGGGGGATGAGGGAGGATCAGGGCCTGCGAGATCGCACCCAATTGTGTCAGCATCTCCTCTAGTAGGTCTACCCGAATTCTCGCATTTGGGATGGGGACATTGGTTCACTTTAAGAGATCTGGAGAACGCCACTAATCGGTTTTCGAAGGAGAATGTTATTGGAGAGGGCGGATATGGAGTTGTTTATCGGGGCAAGTTGATAAATGGAACAGAGGTTGCAGTGAAGAAGCTTCTTAACAATCT GGGCCAGGCAGAAAAGGAATTTAGAGTGGAGGTTGAAGCAATCGGCCATGTCAGACATAAGAATCTGGTGCGGCTTTTGGGTTATTGCGTAGAAGGGATACATAG GATGCTCGTGTATGAGTATGTGAACAACGGGAACTTAGAGCAGTGGCTTCACGGTGCTATGCGCCAGCATGGCATTCTTACCTGGGAAGCACGCATGAAGATTATCCTGGGCACTGCAAAAGC CCTTGCTTATTTGCATGAAGCAATAGAGCCGAAAGTTGTGCACCGAGATATTAAATCAAGCAATATCTTAATAGATGATGAATTTAACGGCAAACTCTCTGATTTTGGATTGGCGAAACTTCTCGGTGCGGGCAAAAGCCATATTACGACCAGAGTAATGGGAACATTTGG GTACGTGGCACCTGAATACGCCAATACTGGGTTGCTGAATGAGAAGAGCGATGTATACAGTTTTGGAGTGCTTTTGTTGGAAGCTGTGACAGGTCGAGATCCTGTAGACTACGCTCGCCCAGCTAATGAG GTCCATCTTGTCGAGTGGCTTAAAGTAATGGTCGCTAATAGGAGAGCTGAGGAGGTAGTTGACCCAAACTTGGAAGTTAAACCAGCAACGCGGGCCCTCAAGCGCGCACTTCTGGTTGCACTGAGATGTGTGGACCCCGATTCCGATAAAAGGCCTAAGATGGGCCAGGTTGTTCGCATGCTCGAAGCAGAGGAAGTCCCCTTCCGCGAG GATCGGAGAAGCCGGAGAACTCACATGAACAGTATGGAGGTCGACTCCGTCCGAGAGAATGCGAGCTTGAGTGACGCGGAAAACGGAGTCGCTGTGGCAGATGCTAGATCTTCCGCACGGTTTCAGTCGTAA